A stretch of Prunus dulcis chromosome 6, ALMONDv2, whole genome shotgun sequence DNA encodes these proteins:
- the LOC117630168 gene encoding glycine-rich cell wall structural protein 1-like: protein MSNPKVIDKQLNGVLEFGDGQVRLRTMCESLYQLVFEVNAEFGELGFHASDIVRNFVLERMKLFCKAGHGLGHHGREQTQTKVKEGSDYQLIDVGGGDGDGSGDGNAVAMVVCGGGSGGGGGGGSGGGDGSEVVEEVGVDSGGGSGRGGGKGGGGGGAGGGGGDGGDSKVMQNAYY from the exons ATGTCCAACCCGAAAGTGATTGATAAGCAACTGAACGGAGTCTTGGAGTTTGGTGATGGCCAGGTCCGTCTTCGCACGATGTGTGAGAGCCTGTACCAACTCGTCTTTGAGGTCAACGCTGAGTTTGGAGAGTTAGGTTTCCATGCCAGCGATATCGTCAGAAACTTTGTCTTGGAACGCATGAAATTGTTCTGCAAGGCTGGCCACGGTTTGGGGCACCATGGTAGAGAGCAAACGCAAACGAAAGTGAAGGAAGGCTCTGATTACCAATTGAT CGATGTCGGTGGTGGTGATGGCGATGGCAGTGGTGATGGCAATGCAGTGGCGATGGTGGTTTGTGGGGGAGGTagtggtggaggaggtgggggtggtagtggtggtggcgATGGGAGtgaggtggtggaggaggtgggg GTTGATAGTGGAGGTGGTAGTGGTAGAGGTGGGGGTAAggggggtggtggtggtggtgcagGTGGCGGCGGTGGTGACGGTGGTGATAGTAAGGTGATGCAGAATGCATATTATTAG